The window CCGCATGCGGCGCAGCTGATCTCGGCGCTGAGCCGGTCGAGCTCGACGTCACGGAGCTCGACCCGGCAGTCACCGAGGCGGTCGCCGCAGGCGGGGCAGGGCTGGTCGCGAGCGCCGTCGCGGATGATGGCGACCGCCAGCTCGAGCCCGGGGTTGGCAGCCCGCTCGGCGCTCATCTGCCTCCTGTGCGCGCGGGCGCGTAGCGGCGGCGGTAGAGGATGTAGGGGCGTCCGAGGTACTGGATCGGGTAGCTCCAGGCGTGCACGAGCCGCGTGAACGGCCAGACCGCGTAGAGCAGCCAGGCCGAGAGCGCGTGGATCTGGTAGATCAGCGGCGGCTCGGTCATCAGCTCGGGGTTCGGGTCGAGCAGGAAGATTCCGCGGAACCACGGCGCGACCGTTTCGCGGTAGTCGTAGCCGCTGACGAACAGGTTCCAGCCGCTTGTGGCGATGACGCCGGTGACGAGCGCGACGGTGAGCGCCCCGTACGCGACGAGGTCGGTGCGCGTGGTGGTGGCGGCGACGCGCGGGAAGCGGAGCCGCCGGTAGAGCAGGATGACGAAGCCGGCGAGCACGAGCACGCCGGCCAGCGTTCCCGCGGAGACCGAGATCAGGTGGTAGCCCTCCTCGTCGATTCCGAACGCGTCGGGGACGGCGGCCGGGATGGCGATGCCGATCACGTGGCCCCCGATCGCCATGAAGGTGCCGTAGTGGAAGAGGGTGCTGCCCCAGCGCAGCCATCGGCTCTCGAGCATCTGCGTCGAGCGGCTGGTCCACATGAACTGGTCCCGGCGGTAGCGCCAGACGTGGCCGACGACGAAGATCGTGAGCGCGACGTAGGGGATCACCACCCACAGCAGCAGCGCTCCGGCGCTCATCGCCGCGGCGCGGTGCTCGGCATGACCTCGGGCGGGGCGAACGGCTCGAGCCCGACCTGCTCGGTCGGCGGGCCCTCGCGCACGAGCTCGGTGACGCCGGCGCGCTCGGCCGCCGAGAGCTCCGGCAGCCCGGCGCAGACGGCGTCGAGCAGGTGCGCGTAGGGGCTTTCCTGGTCGCGGAGGCTCATGCGGACGAGCTCGATCGCCGACCTGTGCTCGAGCAGCAAGGTCTCTCCCTGCTCGGGCGACGCGAGGGCTGCGAACTCGAGCATCACCGGCAGGTAGTCGGAGAGCTCGCGGCCCTCAAGCGGAAAGCCGGCCGCCCGGTAGAGCTTCTTCAGCCGCAGTAGTGCCATGCCGCGCTGGCGCTTGTCGCCGTGGCCGTAGAAGGTCAGGTAGAGGCCGGCGCGCTTCTGCAGGTCGAAGACCTCGACGTAGCTCTGGGCGAGCTCGATCGGCGAGCCGGCGGCCCAGTAGGCGCAGAAGCGCTCGATCGACTCCTTCTGGCGCGACGGCGGCAGCCCGGCGACCGCGGCGAGGATTTCGTCACGTGCGCCCAGCAGCCGCTCGTCGGGGTACTGCAGCAGCAGCGATATGACCTTGTAGACAGTCGGGGACGGCGCCGGGGCGCGGCCCTGCCGAAGCCGCGGCATCAGGCCTCCGGTTCGGGTGCCGCCCGCGAGCCGCGCTCGAGCATCTCGACGATGTTGAGTCGCAACGTCCGGTCGTCGGGCTCGTCGTGGTCGGCTGCCTCCGCAGGCATGCGGCCCTCCGCCATCTCGGTGAGCATGAAGCTCTCGTTGGTCGCGGGCTCGCTCGCCGGCACCGCCCCGCAGTTGCCGGGACCGCCCTCGAAGTCGAGCCCGCAGGTGCCCTGCTGCTCCATCAGCCGGCCGGCCAGCTCAGTATGGGCCTGGGGGATCACGTAGCGATCCTCGTACTTGGCGATCGCGAGCAGCCGGTACATCGCCTCGACGTCGGCCGGCTCCATCCCGGCCGCCTCGGCCAGGCCGGCGTCCGGTCCCTTGCCGACCTCCTTGCGGCGCATGTAGGAGCGCATCGCGGCGAGCCGTTTGAGAACGCCGCGGATCACCTCCGCGTCGCCGGCCGAGAGCAGGTTGGCCAGGTAGTCGACCGGTATCCGCAGCGCGTCGATGGCGGGGAACACGTCGTCCGGGTCGCCGGGCTCGACGTGCTCGAAGGCGTTCGCGACCGGCGACAGCGGCGGCACGTACCAGACCATCGGCATCGTGCGGAACTCCGGATGCAGCGGCAGCGCGACGCGATAGCGCAGCGCCAGGGCGTGCACCGGCGAGCGGCGCGCGGCCTCGATCCAGTCGTCGGGGATGCCGTCGCGCGATGCTTGGGCGCGCACCTCGGGATCCTCCGGGTCGAGGAAGACGCCGAGCTGTGCGTCGAGCAGATCCTTCTCGTCCGGTGTCGAGGCGGCCTCCTCGACCCGATCCGCGTCGTAGAGGACGAGGCCGAGGTAGCGCAGGCGCCCGACGCAGGTCTCTGAGCAGATCGTCGGCTGCCCCGCCTCGATGCGCGGGTAGCAGAGCGTGCACTTCTCGGCCTTGCCGGTCTTGTGGTTGAAGTAGACCTTCTTGTAGGGGCAGCCCGACACGCAGAAGCGCCAACCCCGGCACTTCTCCTGGTCGACCAGCACGATCCCGTCCTCCTCGCGCTTGTACATCGCCCCCGACGGGCACGAGGCGACGCAGGAGGGGTTCAGGCAGTGCTCGCAGATCCGCGGCAGGTAGAACATGAACGCCTGCTCGTACTCGAGCTTGACCTGCTCGCCGAGGCCCTCGAGGTCGGGGTCGCCGAGGGCGTGCTCCGGCGCTCCGGCGAGGTCGTCATCCCAGTTCGGGCCCCACTTGATGCTCATGTCCTTGCCGGTGAGCTGCGACTTCGGGCGCGCCACCGGGTCGTGCTCGGAGAGCGGCGCCGTGATCAGCTTCTCGTAGTCGTAGGTCCAGGGCTCGTAGTAGTCGTCGATTTCGGGCAGGTCGGGGTTCCAGAAGATCTGCAGCAGCTTCTTCAGCCGCCCACCGGCCTTGAGGCGAAGGCGACCCTTGCGGTCGAGCTCCCAGCCGCCCTGCCACTCCTCCTGGTCCTCCCAGCGCTTCGGGTAGCCGAGCCCGGGCTTCGTCTCGACGTTGTTGAACCACATGTACTCGGCGCCGTGGCGGTTGGTCCAGACCTGCTTGCAGGTCACGCTGCAGGTGTGACAGCCGATGCACTTGTCGAGGTTCATGACCATCCCGACCTGGGCCTTGACGTGCATCAGTAGACGACCTCCTGGGAGCGCTTGCGGATGACCGTGACCTCGTCGCGCTGCGAGCCGGTCGGCCCGTAGTAGTTGAAGCCGAAGCACAGCTGGGCGTAGCCGCCGATGAAGTGGCTGGGCTTCATCACGATGCGGGTGAGCGAGTTGTTCGTGCCGCCGCGCTTGTCGTTCAGCTCGGTGCGCGGGACGTTCACGTGGCGGTCCTTGGCGTGGTACATGAGACACGTGCCCTCGGGCACCCGATGCGTGACCACGGCCCGGCAGGCAATCACGCCGTTGCGGTTATATGCCTCGATCCACTCGTTGTCGCGCACGCCGATCCGCTCGGCGTCCTCGCGGCTCATCCAGATCACCGGTCCGCCGCGGAACAGGGTGAGCATGTGCAGGTTGTCCTGGTACTCGGAGTGGATCGACCACTTCGAGTGTGGCGTCAGGTAGCGCAGCGTGACCTCGAGCCGCCCCTCCTCGCACAGCCCCTGCTCGCCGAAGTGACGGCGGTAGTGAAGCGGCGGATGGAACGTCGGCAGGCCGTCGCCGAGCTCCTGGATCCAGGCGTGGTCGAGGTAGAAGTGCTGGCGCCCGCTGAGCGTGTGCCAGGGCTTGAGGCGCTCGACGTTGATCGTGAACGGCGCGTAGCGGCGGCCGTGCGCCTCGATTCCCGACCACTCGGGAGAGGTGAGCACCGTGCGCGGCTCTGTCTGGGTGTCCTGAAACGTGATCCGGTCCCCGGCGCGCGGCTCGGCGAGGTCGGCCAGCGGCAGGCCCACGCGCTTCTCCAGCGAGCGGAAGCCCTCGACGGCGATGCGTCCGTTGGTCG is drawn from Chloroflexota bacterium and contains these coding sequences:
- the narI gene encoding respiratory nitrate reductase subunit gamma, whose translation is MSAGALLLWVVIPYVALTIFVVGHVWRYRRDQFMWTSRSTQMLESRWLRWGSTLFHYGTFMAIGGHVIGIAIPAAVPDAFGIDEEGYHLISVSAGTLAGVLVLAGFVILLYRRLRFPRVAATTTRTDLVAYGALTVALVTGVIATSGWNLFVSGYDYRETVAPWFRGIFLLDPNPELMTEPPLIYQIHALSAWLLYAVWPFTRLVHAWSYPIQYLGRPYILYRRRYAPARTGGR
- the narJ gene encoding nitrate reductase molybdenum cofactor assembly chaperone; protein product: MPRLRQGRAPAPSPTVYKVISLLLQYPDERLLGARDEILAAVAGLPPSRQKESIERFCAYWAAGSPIELAQSYVEVFDLQKRAGLYLTFYGHGDKRQRGMALLRLKKLYRAAGFPLEGRELSDYLPVMLEFAALASPEQGETLLLEHRSAIELVRMSLRDQESPYAHLLDAVCAGLPELSAAERAGVTELVREGPPTEQVGLEPFAPPEVMPSTAPRR
- the narH gene encoding nitrate reductase subunit beta; the protein is MHVKAQVGMVMNLDKCIGCHTCSVTCKQVWTNRHGAEYMWFNNVETKPGLGYPKRWEDQEEWQGGWELDRKGRLRLKAGGRLKKLLQIFWNPDLPEIDDYYEPWTYDYEKLITAPLSEHDPVARPKSQLTGKDMSIKWGPNWDDDLAGAPEHALGDPDLEGLGEQVKLEYEQAFMFYLPRICEHCLNPSCVASCPSGAMYKREEDGIVLVDQEKCRGWRFCVSGCPYKKVYFNHKTGKAEKCTLCYPRIEAGQPTICSETCVGRLRYLGLVLYDADRVEEAASTPDEKDLLDAQLGVFLDPEDPEVRAQASRDGIPDDWIEAARRSPVHALALRYRVALPLHPEFRTMPMVWYVPPLSPVANAFEHVEPGDPDDVFPAIDALRIPVDYLANLLSAGDAEVIRGVLKRLAAMRSYMRRKEVGKGPDAGLAEAAGMEPADVEAMYRLLAIAKYEDRYVIPQAHTELAGRLMEQQGTCGLDFEGGPGNCGAVPASEPATNESFMLTEMAEGRMPAEAADHDEPDDRTLRLNIVEMLERGSRAAPEPEA